The sequence ACTTCAATTTGGTTTGGGTAGGTGTCTAGACCAAAATCCTGCGCAATTTGGCCTATAGCGTCATCGTAGGCGCGAATTAAATCGAAGTTCCATTCAGAGCTGGTGGAGAGTGGCGAAGTTGCGCGAATTTTCGTCATATTAGTCCGTCTGCTTTTGAAAAAGTTGCTTAAAAACGGGGTAGATATCGGTGGCGTTGAAAAGTTGTTTCATGGCAAATGTATGAGGGAAGTCAGTCAATACCTCTTCGTAAGAATGCCAGAGTGCTTGATGTTCACGCGTTGTTATTTCGATATACGAAAAGTACTGTACTTTGGGTAATATTTTCTCGGTAAGCACTTGGTAGCAAATTGAGGAATCATCGTTCCAGTTATCGCCATCGGAGGCTTGTGCGCCGTATATATTCCATTCATTCTCAGGATAACGCGATTTTATTACGTCGTCCATCAAGTGGAGTGCGCTTGATACAATGGTTCCCCCGGTTTCTCTGCTATAAAAAAACTCTTGTTCGTCAACTTCTTTTGCACTCGTATGATGGCGTATAAACACCACGTCAGTTTTCTCGTAATTACGCTGTAAAAACAGATAAAGTAGTAGGAAAAAACGTTTTGCTATGTCTTTAGTGGCTTGGTCCATTGAACCGGAAACATCCATCAAACAAAACATTACGGCTTTTGATGTAGGTATAGGGTATTTGACTTGAAGGTTATATTTTAGATCGAAGTCGTCTAGCCACGGTACACGTTTTATTTTTTCTCGCAGAGCTTCAGCTTGTTTATTAAGCTGGGCGAAAGTGCTGTCTGTCGCGTCGCCGTCCGGTTCATGCTGTATTAGTTGTTCTTCTATTGCTTTTAGTTTACGACGCTTTTTGGCCGTGAGCGCTATGCGTCGTGAGTTGGCAGATCTTAGGGAGCGAATAACGTTAATTTTTCCGGGAGAGCCTTCATTACTGACGCCTGCACGACGAAATTCAAATTCTTCATTTCCTGAAAGTTGACGCTTGACAAGATTGGGTAGCGCTAAATCTTCGAATAGGAAGTTTAAAAATTCTTCTTGCGAAATTTGAAAAATAAACTCATCTTCTCCCTCGCCTTTATCGCTGGCGCCTGAGCCTTTTCCTCCCGAACCTCCGCCAGATGGTCTGGGTATATGGTCTCCAGTGCTGAACTGGTCATTACCGGGCAGTACGCGAGTATTCCGGCCTCCACTGCCGTGTTGGAACAGCGGCTCACTCAGATCTCTGGAGGGAATACTAATATGTTCGCCACTTTCTACATCCGTAATGGAGCGTTTGTCCACGGCGTCGGATACAGCTTTTTTTATGTGTTTTCGGTAGCGGCGTAAGAAGCGCTGGCGATTAACCATGCTTTTCTTTTTTGAATTGAGTCGCCTATCAATGATGTAACTCACATTACGCCTCTTGTTATCGCTAAAGTGTGGAATGAGCTTGTTGGAGGCACGCTATTGTGATTTTCTTACACGTAAATACCATTCCGATAATAGACGAACTTGCTTTTCTGTATACCCGCGTTCTACCATTCTGGCGACGAAATCTTGATGTTTTCTTTTGTCGTCTGTAGAAGATTTTGTATTGAACGAGATTACGGGTAATAAATCTTCTGTATTGGAAAACATTTTTTTCTCTATGACGGTTCGAAGTTTTTCGTAACTATTCCATAGAGGGTTATTTCCGTTGTTGTTAGCTCTTGCGCGTAGAACAAAGTTTACAATTTCATTTCGAAAGTCTTTCGGGTTACTGATGCCCGCGGGTTTCTCTATTTTCTCGAGTTCTTCGTTTAATGCTCCTCGGTTCAGTATTTCACCTGTTTCCGGATCACGGTATTCCTGATCTTGAATCCAGAAGTCGGCATAGGTCACGTAACGATCAAATATATTTTGGCCATATTCAGCATATGATTCTAGGTAAGCGGTTTGGATTTCTTTTCCTATAAATGCGACATATCGAGGCGCTAAGAATTCTTTGATAAAGGAGAGATAGCGGTCGTGAATTTCTTCTTGAAACTGTTCTTGTTCTATCTGTTGCTCAAGCACATAGAGAAGGTGAACGGGGTTGGCTGCAATTTCTGTTGGGTCGAAGTTGAATACTTTTGAGAGTATTTTAAACGCAAAACGAGTAGAGAGGCCTGTCATGCCTTCGTTTACACCAGCGGCATCTTTGTATTCTTGTAATGATTTTGCTTTTGGGTCGGTGTCTTTCAGATTTTGCCCGTCATATATGCGCATTTTGGATAGAATGCTCGAGTTTTCGGGGCTTTTTAGACGAGAGAGTACCGTGAATTGTGCAAGCATTTTGAGAGTGTCGGGTGCGCAGGGCGATTTGGATAGCGAGCTATTGTGTAAAAGTTTTTGGTAAATATGTACTTCTTCTGACAGCCGTAAGCAATAAGGAACTTTTACTATATAAACTCTGTCAATAAATGCTTCATTATTTTTGTTGTTTTTGAAGGTTTGCCATTCGGCTTCGTTAGAATGGGCGAGCACAATGCCATCATAGGGAATTGCACCGAGGCCTTCAGTACTATTGTAATTTCCTTCTTGGGTGGCCGTTAATAGTGGGTGAAGCACCTTAATAGGGGCTTTAAACATTTCAACGAATTCCATAATACCTTGGTTAGCCCTGCACAATCCTCCAGAAAAACTATAGGCATCGGGGTCGTTTTGAGGAAAGTCTTCTAATTTTCGTATATCGACTTTTCCCACTAGTGCAGAGATGTCCTGATTGTTTTCGTCACCAGGCTCTGTTTTTGATACCGCTATTTGGTCGAGTACGGAAGGGTACATTTTAACGACCTTGAATTGACTAATGTCTCCACCGAATTCGTGTAGCCGTTTTACGGCCCACGGAGACATGATGGTTTTAATATAACGGCTGGGTATTCCGTAGTCTTCATGGAGGATGTTGGCGTCTTCTTCTGGATCGAATAAACCTAAAGGTGATTCGTATACGGGGGAATCTTTAAGGCAGTATATGGGTTGTTTTTCGATAAGGGCTTTGAGTTTTTCGGCGAGAGATGATTTGCCCCCTCCAACGGGGCCTAACAAATAGAGTATTTGTTTTTTTTCTTCTAATCCTTGAGCGGCGTGTTTAAAGAAAGAGACTATTTGTGAAATGGCTTCTTCCATACCATAAAAATCTTCGAAGGCTTTGTAGCGTTTTATAATTTTATTTGAAAAAATTCTGCTTTTGCGGGAATCTTTCGCGGTGTCGATGAGTTCTGGTTCGCCAATGGCCGCAAGCATACGCTCAGCAGCGCTAGCGTATACGCTGGCGTCTTTTTTACAGAGTTCGAGATAGTCTTGTATAGACAGTTCTTCTTCTTGAGTCGCTTCATATCGATCTTGGAAGTGGCTAAATATGGTCATGTACGCTCTCCTTCAACACCAGCTGCGGCAGTGCATTGGTAGTGAATACGGGAAATTCGGCGGGCCGGATCTACCTGAGAATTGACATAGTGAGATTGACAGTGCTTTAGTGGTCGCTCTCTTGTGTCTTTACTGGGTAAAACAGAAGGTAAACATTCTTCAGAAATATTTACCTTCAGCCCTTTTTAAGAATAGACGGTAGAATAATAAACGCTGAATATTCTGTGGATGGTTTCTGAGATTTTTGTGGTCAGCGGAGGCTATGTGACAATATATTGTCAGTTCTGCGGGGGAATATTACGGATTAAATTATTTATCAATTTATGCGCCATTTCTTCTACGCTTACGGCGGAAGGTGCGTCGCGTCTGCGGCTGCATTATGGGATAATGAGTGCTTTTAACCTTAAGGGTTTATCGTTATGACAGTATTGGTAACAGGTGGTGCGGGCTATATTGGTAGTCATACCTGTATTGAACTTATTAATGCAGGGTTTGATATTGTAGTTGTCGATAATCTTTGCAACAGTAAGTCTGAATCACTTAAGCGTGTTGAAGATATTACGGGCAAG is a genomic window of Teredinibacter purpureus containing:
- a CDS encoding YeaH/YhbH family protein, with product MSYIIDRRLNSKKKSMVNRQRFLRRYRKHIKKAVSDAVDKRSITDVESGEHISIPSRDLSEPLFQHGSGGRNTRVLPGNDQFSTGDHIPRPSGGGSGGKGSGASDKGEGEDEFIFQISQEEFLNFLFEDLALPNLVKRQLSGNEEFEFRRAGVSNEGSPGKINVIRSLRSANSRRIALTAKKRRKLKAIEEQLIQHEPDGDATDSTFAQLNKQAEALREKIKRVPWLDDFDLKYNLQVKYPIPTSKAVMFCLMDVSGSMDQATKDIAKRFFLLLYLFLQRNYEKTDVVFIRHHTSAKEVDEQEFFYSRETGGTIVSSALHLMDDVIKSRYPENEWNIYGAQASDGDNWNDDSSICYQVLTEKILPKVQYFSYIEITTREHQALWHSYEEVLTDFPHTFAMKQLFNATDIYPVFKQLFQKQTD
- a CDS encoding PrkA family serine protein kinase, whose translation is MTIFSHFQDRYEATQEEELSIQDYLELCKKDASVYASAAERMLAAIGEPELIDTAKDSRKSRIFSNKIIKRYKAFEDFYGMEEAISQIVSFFKHAAQGLEEKKQILYLLGPVGGGKSSLAEKLKALIEKQPIYCLKDSPVYESPLGLFDPEEDANILHEDYGIPSRYIKTIMSPWAVKRLHEFGGDISQFKVVKMYPSVLDQIAVSKTEPGDENNQDISALVGKVDIRKLEDFPQNDPDAYSFSGGLCRANQGIMEFVEMFKAPIKVLHPLLTATQEGNYNSTEGLGAIPYDGIVLAHSNEAEWQTFKNNKNNEAFIDRVYIVKVPYCLRLSEEVHIYQKLLHNSSLSKSPCAPDTLKMLAQFTVLSRLKSPENSSILSKMRIYDGQNLKDTDPKAKSLQEYKDAAGVNEGMTGLSTRFAFKILSKVFNFDPTEIAANPVHLLYVLEQQIEQEQFQEEIHDRYLSFIKEFLAPRYVAFIGKEIQTAYLESYAEYGQNIFDRYVTYADFWIQDQEYRDPETGEILNRGALNEELEKIEKPAGISNPKDFRNEIVNFVLRARANNNGNNPLWNSYEKLRTVIEKKMFSNTEDLLPVISFNTKSSTDDKRKHQDFVARMVERGYTEKQVRLLSEWYLRVRKSQ